CGTCATCGCGGCGAGCAATTCGGACCTAGTCGCCGGGGTCAAGAAGGGCACCTTCCGCGAGGACCTGTTCTATCGTCTGCAGGTGGTGCCGATTGCGATCGCGCCGCTGCGCGAGCGTCGCTCGGATATCCCATTGCTGGTCGAGTACTTTCTCTCGCGCCTGCGCGGACGCTTTCCCGGCCCCGCCGTTGGACGATTTCGCAGGCCGCGATGGTCAGCCTATGGTCGTACGACTGGCCGGGCAATGTGCGCGAGCTCGAGAACATGATCGAACGCCTCGTGATCATGTGCGAGGGCGAGGTGATCGATGCCGAACTGCTGCCGCCGGCCATGGTGGCCACCCCGCGCGTTGCCGAGAACCATCTTCCGCCGACTCTGACCGAGGGCGGCGTCAATCTCAATGCGATGGTGCGCGAACTCGAAGGCCGAATGATCAACGAGGCGCTGCGCCAGACCGGCGGCAACAAGCAAGCCGCGGCGCGCCTGCTCGGCCTCAAGCGCACGACCTTCTCAGCCAAGCTGCGGCGATGCGGCGTGATTGCACCCGGCGGAGCGGGCTGGAACGACGAATCCTGAGGGATGACCCCTATGGTGGAGCAATCCCGGCTACCGCAGATAATGGTGGTCGACGACGACGCCGACACGGTTTCGATCCTCGCGCGCCATCTCCAGCGCGAAGGATTCGTCGCGATCGAAGCCGTGTCCGGCGCCGAATGCTTAAGGCTCGCGCATGAAAATCCGGTTGACGTGATCCTGCTCGACCTGATGATGCCCGAGATGGACGGCTTTCAGGTTTGCCGCAAGCTCAAGGAAGATCGCGTGACCGCCGAGATTCCGGTCATCATGATCACCGCGCGCGACGACCTTGACGCTCGCGCCGAGGGGATGCGCCTGGGAGTGAGCGACTTTCTCGCCAAGCCGGTTTTCCGCCGCCAGCTCGCCAACCGCATCCGCGCCCAGCTCGATATGGTCGCGACCGCGCGCGCCAACGACGCGACGCTCCATCAGTTGCAGGGTAATTCCAAGAAATAGCCGGGCAAGAAATAGCCGGGCAAGAAGTAGCCGGGCAAGAAGTAGCCGGGTTGGACAGATCTGACCGTATGCATCACGAACCAGGTGGTCTTGCGCGCTGACGGCGGCGTTGATATCCAGAGGCGCTACGGGACGGCTAAACTAAGCGGCGGCGAAACCGGAGGAGGTCGGGAGAGATGGATGCACAAAGCGGCGGCACGCCGCAAAACCAGGTGGTCGCGGCGCTCGCATATCTGCTAGGGTTTGTCACCGGAATCATCTTTCTTTACCTCGAGCCTTACGACAAGGACGAATTCGTGCGATTCCACGCGCGGCAATCGATCGCGTTTTCGATCGCCTGGTTCGTGATCAATATCGTGCTCGGCGTATTTATCGCCGTGTTGCCGTTCGGGCTCGGGCGGCTGCTCGTCGGCCTTCAGGAATTGATCAACCTCGGCTTGGCGATCATGTGGATCTTCCTGATGTATAAGGCCTATAGCGGCGAACGCTACCGGATCCCGGAGCTGGCCGACCTCGCCGACAGCTTCAGCAAGCCCTAGCGCAGGGCGTGCGGATGCTCCGGCCGCATCCCGCCCGTAAGTGCCTGATCGCGCAAGATAAATCGAAATAGGACAGATTTAGCGATCTAAATCGGCTAATTAGATGACTAATTAAGTAGTCTATTTGCCGTTTCCAGCCGACGTGCTAGAAGACCCCTTAGAGGATTCGAATGAAGTTTGGCGTCGGGGTCGATTATTCGCTCAAAGCGCTGCTGATGCTTGCCGACCGCTACCCGAGCGCGCAGCCGCTGCGCGTTGAGGAAATCGCCGCCGCGCAGGGCGTGCCGGAGAACTATCTGCGCCGTCTGCTGATCGAGCTTAAACGCGGCGGCCTGGTGCTGAGCCAGAAGGGGCCAAGCGGCGGATACATGCTCGCGCGGCCGCCCGCGCGAATCACGATGGCTGACGTGGTCGAGATAATCGAGGG
This region of Candidatus Binataceae bacterium genomic DNA includes:
- a CDS encoding DUF4870 domain-containing protein is translated as MDAQSGGTPQNQVVAALAYLLGFVTGIIFLYLEPYDKDEFVRFHARQSIAFSIAWFVINIVLGVFIAVLPFGLGRLLVGLQELINLGLAIMWIFLMYKAYSGERYRIPELADLADSFSKP
- a CDS encoding Rrf2 family transcriptional regulator, producing MKFGVGVDYSLKALLMLADRYPSAQPLRVEEIAAAQGVPENYLRRLLIELKRGGLVLSQKGPSGGYMLARPPARITMADVVEIIEGDYTPVECLEEGAKSFCPRDSGCPMRDVWRDVRDSVVSILRSATLQSLADRRKSAVMYQI
- a CDS encoding response regulator, which translates into the protein MVEQSRLPQIMVVDDDADTVSILARHLQREGFVAIEAVSGAECLRLAHENPVDVILLDLMMPEMDGFQVCRKLKEDRVTAEIPVIMITARDDLDARAEGMRLGVSDFLAKPVFRRQLANRIRAQLDMVATARANDATLHQLQGNSKK
- a CDS encoding helix-turn-helix domain-containing protein; translated protein: MIERLVIMCEGEVIDAELLPPAMVATPRVAENHLPPTLTEGGVNLNAMVRELEGRMINEALRQTGGNKQAAARLLGLKRTTFSAKLRRCGVIAPGGAGWNDES